TTTCCTGCTTTTCCTTTGGGATGCAAGCCAAACCGATGTCAGACATGCCGGTTACTGTCTGAACTGCCCTCCTCTCACTGAATGCACCCAATGCCACTCTATGCATTCCGCGGCCCTAACACGGTGTCTCGGTGTACTGCACTTCTGTTGTTGTTGAAGAGGATTTAGACTTTTTATTTACACAGCATGCTACACAGCGGAGCGGTTCCTGACAAAGACTGAGGACAAGAGGTCGAGTTCTGCACagtctcattcacacacagctACAAATTACAGTTTAATGTGAAAAGACACCACAAAGGAAACAATTACAGATGTACTTTGCAATGCAGAAGACTAAACACGTGCCATGGCTGACACATAAAacttcctcaccctcctcctcctcctcctcggcaCGATCAGGCCCGGGTGATAGGGCAGGGTCCTGTGGTCTGTGTGCCTGCCAGACGTTACCACCCTCCACGGGACGCGGCGGGGACTCAGACGCTCTACCTGATCCTCTCGCCTCCAGTCTGTCTAGGAACAGTGAGTTCACCCTGAAGGAAGCCATATATCACCATCAAAACAACCTTTCAGATACACCGATACATCACAGTGTTATTGTGTAGTCGTCTGTGACGCTGTGGATCACTTATTGACCCTGATGTTCATGCCTCTGTAATGTTCTTTCAGAATTAGGTGTGCGTACCGCAAACGCTCACTTTCCATTTGCCTCTCCCTCGTGTCCTCCTGTTGGCTTTGTTTTTCCTCCAAAATTTCACCCTGGAAACGATACATTTATGGAAATTAATCCTTAATGGGAAACGTCACCTCTGGCTGTAGTAGGATGTTGCATGAGAAACTTTGGACCATCAGCTAATTACAGCCactatatttacttatttattcagttcatgtaaacaaataatGTCATATATCTATAACTACACAGATCCCAACAGGGACAGAGATGATGGAGAATTCCACCCACCCACTACACAGATCACTGCAGGGACGGAGGTGATGGagaactccacccacccactacaCAGATCACTGCAGGGACGGAGGTGAAGGagaactccacccacccaccacacagaTCACTGCAGGGACGGAGGTGAAGGagaactccacccacccaccacacagaTCACTGCAGGGACGGAGGTGATGGagaactccacccacccaccacacagaTCACTGCAGGGACGGAGGTGATGGagaactccacccacccactacaCAGATCACTGCAGGGACGGAGGTGAAGGagaactccacccacccactacaCAGATCACTGCAGGGACGGAGGTGATGGAGAACTCTACCCACCCACTACACAGATCACTGCAGGGACGGAGGTGAAGGagaactccacccacccactacaCAGATCACTGCAGGAACGGAGATGATGGagaactccacccacccactacaCAGATCACTGCAGGGACGGAGGTGATGGagaactccacccacccactacaCAGATCACTGCAGGGACGGAGGTGAAGGagaactccacccacccactacaCAGATCACTGCACGGACGGAGGTGAAGGagaactccacccacccactacaCAGATCACTGCAGGGACAGAGGTGATGGagaactccacccacccactacaCAGATCACTGCAGGGACGGAGGTGAAGGagaactccacccacccactacaCAGATCACTGCAGGGACGGAGGTGATGGagaactccacccacccactacaCAGATCACTGCAGGGACGGAGGGGTCCTCTGGGTAGCAGGGTGCTCCAGCCATGCTGCAGGAATGAATTCTTTTACAGGTCTTTTCTCCCTGCAGCCACCAGTCTGTACAACTCTGAACTCTAACTCATCTATTTGGACTTCTGCACTGCACATTATTCCTGCTTATTCTGTACCAGTCatgatatttttaacattactgtcatttacAGCATCTTTTGGGTCCTTATTACTGTAGAACAATACTGTAACACTAACTGTCGCACCAACTGGACCCTTACTGCAGTATTTgaagtatgtatatatgtatatgttgaatgcatatacatgcacgcacatcaTGTAGATATATTTATACTGTGTAGTATTTCTGAACAAGGTTTGTATCTCATCTTTCTCATCTCATCTTATCTAATGTTTTCTGATCTTATCTTATGTCAGGGCCAAACTGTGTTagtcctgctccttctcctttgTTTTATTAAAGTGTTGCTGTGCAGATGTGTTCCGTTTACACTGTGCAGTACCTTTCTCCGCTggtcatctttctttctctggaGGGCTGCCAGCTCTTCAGTCCCCTCCCTGTGCTTGTGCCCCCGGGCCTGCGGACCAGAGACCACAACTGGGTGTCAGGTCAGTGCCACAGTGGCCACACATCCCTGCTACAGGTGGCCTACATGGCAGGATCAGTGTTAGCTGCTTTTTCGTGACGTAACCTTTGGTTTCTCTGCAGAATGAGGTGCTTTGAAGGAGAGGCGGGGCAGGGACAATGAAGagagcctttgtgtgtttggtcagaCGGCCCGGGGACAGCGGGCAGGGGCTCGGGTATGTGAAGCGGCCTGAGAGCATGGGGAGTAGGTGGGATGACCTGGGCCTGGCACCGTGGGAAGCCCACACAAAGGATCCTTTGCGCAAACAGAGGATATGGGGGAGATTAATCTATCTTGTGGAACCATCACTGAAACCATAACAATCCTCGGTGGCCACAAAACCACATCAAGACCCAATCTTTCCACAAACACTTTGATCGGCAGGCCTATGACATTTAGGTTGGAGCATTTCAGTACTTTGCCTGGAGACGCTCCAGATACTTAAATCAATACACTGTGAAATATGACTCAGAAAGGTCTCTTCTTCTAGAAAACGGACAGAACCATTGCACCAGTGCTGACGCATAATAACTGTCCAGATCTATTCCTTTAGcattaagaaatgttatgtCTAATAGAGTGCTTTTCTTTTGGAGACATAGAAAGGTAATCCCTGGATGTTCAGGGAAGCAGATCTAGCAGGCTTCAGACACAGCCAAACCTTTCTTTGCTCACCACAGGACCTGCGAATACAATGTCACATACAGTGGCTCCTACAATAAGTCATCCAGGCCTTCAGCTTCCATGACTCAGTCTTCTGCCTGTAAAATCACCCCTgatcaaaacaaaccaaattaaTTATTGTATCCCTGCAGACATTACAGTTAAACTCCATAAACAACACTTGTCATTTCTCTGCAAGAACTTAATACCCTGACAACTAAACTAAGTTAGTTCAATAttttaagtaatatatacttgaCTTATTTCCTGCTCCCCGTCAGTTCATGCATATTTCAGCAAGTTACTCTGACGTGATGCAGTTCCAGTGACTCTGGAGGCGAGATCCTGCCTCCCTCATACATCCTCTTACACTGCTTGTGTTGTTGGTTAAAACTTGGACACTGTCCAGGTACTTTCACCAGATCAATGCAGGTTATTCCACACCAGTCTGTCAAACTTTTCCTCTGCGCTCACACAACCTCTTTTGTGGGCCGGGCTTGCCGTGAACTCTGGGAAGTCCCCTGAACTCACTTTGCCTCTCTGCGCAGAAGCGTATTCTCAAagtctgtgtttacattttggaaGAGTCAGTGGTGGACTCGGATGGCTGTCTCTGATGTGCGGGTAATGAGGAGGTAATTCAGGGGTGGCAGGCGAGGGGAGGGTCAGACTGAGCACCTCTGCAGTTTTGCTCTACTCTGCGCTTGGATGCGCCATGCTGATGGAAGACCTCTGTTTACTCTAAAAACACGTATCAAAGTCAGATCAATTGGTGTGAATTAGCCCTGGGCCGAGGGCTGCAACCTCAGTGCCACAGCTATGCAGTCAAGGCATGAACCCAGGCCTCttaaacacacagagcattctTTAGCTGCCATCTTACCCAAGATGACGTCGGTTTGGAGTTGCTTGTTGCCATAGGAACTGAGCTGGACCTCTCAAACCTTTGAAGAAACTCTTCTTTTCTCCTGCAGGATGTAAAGTTGTGCCCATGACTAATGTTCTAACTGGTAAGAACATTACATGACACTTACACATGTCCACTCTTATTGTGCTCAGTTTATGTATACTGatacaatacatacaatacatgtatacaatacacaatacaaaacaaGTCCCAATCATAAAAGTGCTgaatttcaaaatgtgttttcattccTGGCTAAAGCTTTTGGAACAAATTAGATatgtcaaatgaaaaatgacaaataaattgTAGATACTGAAAGTGGCTTCAGATGAGCACACTGCACTGGCATGTGATGGCTGGTTGGGTTCGACAGTTCAGAACATTTTCCTGAGCAGTAAATGGTACTTGAGTGATATTTCAGACCTCTTCCTTCCGCTTTTTAATTGGCCTCGCTGCTTCAGTGCAGCTGTTTTCTACTGAAGCTGCTGTAATGGAAACTGCTGCAGTGGTTCTTAGAAACTATGCTCTgggttttgttggtgtttggtCAGATCCAGCACTGCTGCGCTGAGCATTCGCACCTCCATGGATGGCTGTCAGTCACTAATGAGAATATGTAGATATACCTTTGCAGATCAGCTTGGTACtgctcccttctctcttcttcctgctGCTTTTTCTTCATCTCTAACCTGTTGGCCTGCAATGCAATTTCCAGGCTTAACTGTCTTATCTGTCTTCCGGTTATTGTacttaaaatttattttcaccATATGCATAAGTGTATAGAATTTTAATTTTATCACAAAGCGGAAATTCGGATATGCATTCATTATGAAGACATatttatgcaaaacatttttatggaCCCTGATTCAAACCTCTATTACACTGGTATAAACCTCTATTACACTGGTATAAACCACTATTACATTGGTATAAACCACTATTACATTGGTATAAACCACTATCACACTGCTGCCTTTGGTTGCAGGAATAATTGGACTGGTCTATCAGTAAACCTCTATATTGAGGTCAGTTTGATCCTATTTTATTGCAGTGCACTTGATGACTTGTAAGTGATAGAAGCATGCAGTGACATCTAGAGTTATAAGGGAGAACTACAGAGATATCATATCAGCTCCATATCAAAACATGATAGCAATGATTTTATAAGCTGAGCAAACCTATAAACCTAAAATCTAATTATTACGACAAGAAATAGAAAATAGGAAATGATCCTTATCACGTCACACCTTTTCTCTCTGAACAGCCTTCATTTTCTggttcttttcttcctcttcttgtcTCGCCCTCTtgttcatttcttcttttttgagCTACAGAAAACCACAAACATTCAGATGCAGCAGAAATGTGCATAAAGACATGGGGTGTAGAAAACTGGTATCAGTCTTTCTAAACAGCAagtgaaaacctttttttggaGCTTTGCTCTGTTGGCATCCACTTGCTGTTTCTGTCTGACCTCTGCTAACGGCACACCTCCGCCTAGGAGAGTGAATATATTAGCAGCTTCTAGAATCACTGgctttgtcatttgcatttcagaTCTGGGCACATCTATCTTACACATCCGTACCCAGCTTCTCTGGGGCGAGGTGGATGGGGCCAGGGCGATGCTCGTCCTGCCATCTGTCCAGATCTTCAAGCTCTTTCTGTGCAACTGCGGAAGAATGGATGAAATGAGCTCGTTCTAGCTACTCTAAATCTTGGGTCTGTTTAAGTAAAAGGTTTTAGATGAGAAACGCCAAATTCAAAGCCCCCAGCAGGAAGCCCAGATAaaaatgtaagattttattAAAGATATAAGCTTTATCTTTAATAAATGCCAATTTTCTATTATTTGTTCCTACTACCACTTCTGGAGGGATCTCTGAACTAAGCCCTCTGTGCAAAGACTCATCCACTCCATCTATGGTATTTACAGAAACTATTCTGGTACCAAGATTTTGAGATACGAATTCTAGATATATCATTGAATAATTCACATAATACTTTATTCAAGAAGTCCTCTTTATTCTTTCCACCTACAAAAGTTTTACATGGCACATGTTACAGAGTGCCATGTAGTACCATGTAGGACAGAATGAATGCCTACAGTGGGTATTGCATATCATTGCACTGGTGGACAGATACTCAGTAGCCTATACTGCACTGTAATTAATGATATAGTAACACTGTAATAGTATCAATGTAAAGTTTCTGAATACTAGATGAAAACTTAAGtgttaaatgaaatattaaatgcaattttttaaaactcacatCTGTTGGAGAAACTGTGGCTGGTATGAAGCGGTAGTTCGTATGATTTTTATATCAGTTTTGCATGAATTAAAGCTGTCATGGGCAAGCACACTGTGATGCCAAATCTCAGTCATAAAAACtaattacaaatgtaaatggagGCTAAACTTTAACATAGTCCAGTACGACATTATTCTGATAGGTATCAATAGCCAAACAAGACCACTGAACCTGGGCCTACTGGTAATCATTATAGAAGGGAGACATACAGATCAAAGAGGCCAGAGGGATAGGGAGGCAATAGCAGTGTCCTGCAACGGCTTACTTCTCAGCATTCTGCTCCTTCTTGACTCATTTGGCGGCACCGTGGAGTATCCCTCAATGCTGAATGGGCAGAGACATCATTGGATATAGCAGGTAAGTTTTACTCACTATCTGCATCCATGTGCTGAACTTACAAACAGCCTCCATTAGCTCATATGCCAAGCATGTTCCAAACAAAGGAGGGGCTTCTGTAATTTTATAGTAAATAGAGaccaaatacattttcacaaacaaCCAATCTGGAACTCCCCTTCGAACCCAGCCATACTCAGCTATGACACATATATAGCCATCCAGAAAGACACTGGCTGCAAAGGAAATTCACAATACACACCctaaacagcatgtgtgtttaatgattCACATCTGTATCACAGTAAAGATCTTAAACATGCTCACTGCCCAATAGGGCGTTTACACTGCATCATAAAAGGTAAGGTTTCATTATCCAGGTTTACTATACAGCCCTACAGCACATTTATAATAAAGCATATTTCAAGATTTGTCTAACATGAACCCGTCTAGTAATTTCTCTTATTTTATGTAGACAGAAAGTTCACGAGAAGGGCTCCATAATGAAGGTACCCCGGCGGTGTTGCCCTACAGCCTGCGCTCCGGCACACCAGCGCGTCTACAGAGGCACGGTGTGCGCATGCGTCTAGTTTGTTTACTGCGTTTCGTTTCAAGAGGTTTCTGCTGCTGAAACGAAAGGGAAACTATAGACGGCTTAGTAAAAATTTACAGCTGATCTCCATAAACCCGTAGTGGTAAATATTTATTGACAGCAGTTTGCATGTTTCCGTAGCCTATTAGTTTCTAGGTAATTAGGCTATTCTGTAGTTTCACTTGGGTTGCGAACACATAGAAAGCCTTAATAACAAAGGCGAGTCGTCAGAAAAGCTCCAAATAAATTGAGATTAATTACATttgataattaaataatgttcttttttatgTTGCACTTACTGTGTGAGCTGTCGCTGGTCTGCAGGCTGGGTGTGTTGGAGAGGTTTGTCGGCTCTGTTCCCGTCCGCTCCGTCGTCATGATGGTGTGGAGTCATCGTGCCGCTGCTATCGGGATTCATCGTGTGATTGCTGATTCAAGGCGCCAGAGATATGCACCAGTCTCCTCAGAAGTTCCTTTAGAAATTACTACCATGAAGTCCGACAAGATGCGACTAGAGTGCAGGTCTACATAGGCGTGTCCTCGTCCCAGCGTGCCTGACAGGTGGAGGATGAGAGGCGGATGTTCCTGGTTCTCAAGAGCTGCTGCTGTCTCAAACACACTGAGTGTTGGGAAGCGCTAAATAATGGCACTGGCAACTGGAATGAAGTCTGAGCATCCACactattattagttattatagtattatatcATTATACTTTCACCATACTATTTATATGTGATTATAGAAAATGACCAAGGACCAAGGacaaacctaaccctaaccctaactctatctctaaccctaactgtatctgtaaccctaaccccaactctaacactaacactaactctaacattaaccctaaccccaactctaacactaacactaacactaaccctaacctaaaatTTACTGTGGACACTTTCATTATCTAACCTACCGTATAACCTACTGTAGCCACAGATCCTTTCTCATAAACCTTTATTCTATAATTAAGTGTTAGAATACTGTCTGCATTCATGTAATCAGATATTCTTACTTGTACTCTACCTTTGCTTGCAGACGCGCGCATTAAGTTTGTCCTGCTGGGCGTCCCATAGGCGTCCTCCCTTAACATGGCGAGCTCATGTGCTGCTGCAGCCATGGATGGAGACCTTGTGAGAAATACCGAATACACACCGAAACCCCGCAGTGGAGACGTCGACCAGCGCAGTGTGAGTGGGTGCTGCGGAGCGGCAGTTAGCATGCGTACTAATGGACGTTTTCCGTAGCTCATTAGTTGGGTTTACGTTTAACGTGGCTAGCTAGCCAGTAAGAAGAACTGGCTATACCGTATCTGGCTAAGAAGGGTTTGGTTAGCCACACAACTGCCTGTAGCCTAGCTAATGTGAACCCGGCTAAACTAGCTAACGCGAACCCGGCTAAACTAGCTAACGCGAACCCGGCTAAACTATCTGACGTTAACCCGGCTAAACTAGCTGACGCGAACCCGGCTAAACTAGCTGACGCGAACCCGGCTAAACTAGCTGACGTTAACCCGGCTAAACTAGCTAACGCGAACCCGGCTAAACTATCGGACGTTAACCCGGCTAAACTAGTTGACGCGAACCCGGCTAAACTAGCTGACGCGAACCCGGCTAAACTAGCTGACGTTAACCCGGCTAAACTAGCTAACGCGAACACGGCTAAACTATCTGACGTTAACCCGGCTAAACTATCTGACGTTAACCCGGCTAAACTATCTGACGCGAACCCGGCTAAACTATCTGACGTTAACCCGGCTAAACTAGCTGACGCGAACCCGGCTAAACTAGCTGACGTTAACCCGGCTAAACTAGCTGACGCGAACCCGGCTAAACTAGCTGACGTTAACCCGGCTAAACTAGCTGACGTTAACCCGGCTAAACTAGCTGACGCGAACCCGGCTAAACTAGCTGACGCGAACCCGGCTAAACTAGCTGACGCTAACTCTATAGCGGTCTGGACAGCCACCATTTAACCTCTTCAGTCGTTAACCGGCCGCTCACCTTCATTAGCTACAGAACGGGCAGTGGTGTCTTCAccttgctggttcaagttgccactgttgggcccctgagcgagatccttaaccctcaattactcaaggtGTACtgagtcataactgtaagtcgcttttgATAAAAACGTCTtttaaatactataaatgtaaacTTGGGTTAGCTAACAGTTAGATTGGCTCATTTTCAGATCTAACGTTTATCTTTGCTAGGAAAAATCTAACTGTATAAACCTCAGATTTCACGATTTAACCTAAGATTTTATCtgaattataaaaatgttagcattataaaaattaatgtaattaaatatctATTAAATAACTATTAACTATTAGTTATGACctaatgtagctagctaacgttgtTGCTATattagtagctcagtggtaaaggtagttgacttgtaatcggatgGTTGCTGgctcaaaccccaccactgccaagttgccactgttgggcccctgagcaacacccttaaccctcaattgctcaggttgtactcagtcataattgtaagtcgctttgcataaaagtgtcagataaatgccgtaTATGTAATTGgaagtttaaaatgaatgttGTTCCTAGTCTTGTCTAAAGCAGCCTCCTCACGAGTGATGGCACGTGTTCTTTTCAGGGTGGTATGCTCATTGCTGTCGGGCTTGGGGTTGCTGCAGCAGGCTTTGCAGGTGAGCTCATATTTAAACTCTGGCATGGCGAGTTGAATTCAAATTCAAAGATCTAGACATTATGGAGCCTTGTATTTTGTATAAAGGACATGGACGGTACAATGCATTTATCTGCTATGCAATAGCTACTTTTGTTTCTTCAGAGTGCTATCACACCTGGCTTAACATCTACAAACACCTTATTGTACAAGTGTTCATACATCACAACTTAATtcccatacatatacattactGATATTGGCCCtaggacacacacctgcacattaTGTATGCGTTTAGCCTTGTGTATGATcggaatgtttgtttgttttttattgtccgtgtattgtctgtattgctGTAGTGTCACAAACggcctcgtgtgtgtgtgtgtgtgtgtgtgtgtgtgtgtgtgtgtgtgtgtgt
This region of Electrophorus electricus isolate fEleEle1 chromosome 2, fEleEle1.pri, whole genome shotgun sequence genomic DNA includes:
- the epsti1 gene encoding epithelial-stromal interaction protein 1 isoform X2, which encodes MNPDSSGTMTPHHHDDGADGNRADKPLQHTQPADQRQLTHIEGYSTVPPNESRRSRMLRIAQKELEDLDRWQDEHRPGPIHLAPEKLGGGVPLAEVRQKQQVDANRAKLQKKLKKEEMNKRARQEEEEKNQKMKAVQREKANRLEMKKKQQEEERREQYQADLQRRKEEFLQRFERSSSVPMATSNSKPTSSWARGHKHREGTEELAALQRKKDDQRRKGEILEEKQSQQEDTRERQMESERLRLEARGSGRASESPPRPVEGGNVWQAHRPQDPALSPGPDRAEEEEEEEADHDWAVMRLQSQFPYYERELLEDIVSQCNGSYRQAYDLLSV
- the epsti1 gene encoding epithelial-stromal interaction protein 1 isoform X1, whose protein sequence is MNPDSSGTMTPHHHDDGADGNRADKPLQHTQPADQRQLTHIEGYSTVPPNESRRSRMLRIAQKELEDLDRWQDEHRPGPIHLAPEKLGGGVPLAEVRQKQQVDANRAKLQKKLKKEEMNKRARQEEEEKNQKMKAVQREKANRLEMKKKQQEEERREQYQADLQRRKEEFLQRFERSSSVPMATSNSKPTSSWARGHKHREGTEELAALQRKKDDQRRKGEILEEKQSQQEDTRERQMESERLRVNSLFLDRLEARGSGRASESPPRPVEGGNVWQAHRPQDPALSPGPDRAEEEEEEEADHDWAVMRLQSQFPYYERELLEDIVSQCNGSYRQAYDLLSV